ACTCCCAGATACCGACAGCCTTGCGCTTGACGGTGTTCTTTCCGCAGAAAGTGCAGATGTAGCGGGCGTGCTGGGTgacttccatcttcttcacCTGCTTACGCAGGGAGGCACCGTATCTGTAAGGGGAATTGTTAGAATCCGTTTTGTCGTGGAGGGCGATCGCTCTGGGTTCGTGTGTCTCGAAGAAATCACAGTCGTGTGGGTGCGAGTTGGGCGAATGTCATACCTGGTACCATATTTACCGGTGATGCCGACCTCTGTAGAAAATCGTTAGCATTGAGCAATTCGGTATGCAGTGTGTTGAATTTGAAAAAGAGGCACATACTCTTGGTGCGCTTCGTCATCTTGGCTGGTggagaggatgaagatgggtATTCAACAAGAGTCCAAAAAAAGACGCTTTGAATGAGGGCGGGTTGTGCTGTGGATTCTCGCTTAGGGCTCTTGGCTTCGTGCGATCACCTGACCCTGTGAGTTAATGGGCTTATGTCAGGAATTTGATGGCCTCAGGTTTTCAATGCTTACTTTGTGGTCCACAAGGTCCACCAGATTGAGACGATGACGGTGTTGGTGGAGATGATTTTGGTGGAATTTCCAACAATTT
Above is a window of Penicillium digitatum chromosome 2, complete sequence DNA encoding:
- a CDS encoding 60S ribosomal protein eL43, translating into MTKRTKKVGITGKYGTRYGASLRKQVKKMEVTQHARYICTFCGKNTVKRKAVGIWECKGCDKTVAGGAYTVSTPAAAATRSTIRRLREIAEV